One genomic segment of Calonectris borealis chromosome 18, bCalBor7.hap1.2, whole genome shotgun sequence includes these proteins:
- the UNG gene encoding uracil-DNA glycosylase encodes MAAARLSLLGLRLGRGVPRPLCSRCLFARHSQVSAAKKAKAAGDEMGKASPLSPEQLERIRKNKEAALQRLAERNVPPGFGESWRRQLAGEFSKPYFVELMAFVAEERKRYTVYPPPDQVFTWTQMCDIRDVKVVILGQDPYHGPNQAHGLCFSVQKPVPPPPSLENIYKELSTDIEDFTHPGHGDLTGWAKQGVLLLNAVLTVRAHQATSHRERGWEQFTDVVVSWLNKNLHGVVFMLWGAYAQKKGSSIDRKRHHVLQTVHPSPLSVNRGFFGCRHFSKTNELLKKSGKKPIDWRAL; translated from the exons ATGGCGGCCGCTCGGCTCTCGCTGCTCGGCCTGCGGCTGGGCCGCGGCGTCCCCCGCCCTCTCTGCAGTCGCTGCCTCTTCGCTCGCCATTCCCAGGTCAGTGCTGCGAAGAAGGCGAAGGCGGCGGGAGATGAGATGGGTAAGGCCTCGCCGCTGAGCCCGGAGCAGCTGGAGCGGATCCGCAAGAACAAGGAGGCGGCCCTGCAGCGGCTGGCCGAGCGGAACGTGCCCCCGGGCTTCGGGGAGAGTTGGCGGCGGCAGCTGGCCGGGGAGTTCTCGAAGCCCTACTTCGTGGAG CTGATGGCGTTTGTAGCAGAAGAGAGGAAACGCTACACGGTCTATCCGCCCCCCGACCAAGTCTTCACCTGGACGCAGATGTGCGACATCAGAGAT GTAAAGGTTGTCATTTTGGGGCAAGATCCATATCATGGACCTAATCAAGCTCATGGGCTCTGCTTCAGTGTCCAGAAACCTGTTCCTCCTCCCCCCAG tttagaaaatatttacaaagaacTGTCTACGGATATTGAGGACTTCACTCACCCTGGTCATGGTGATCTGACTGGCTGGGCCAAGCAAG GAGTGCTCCTACTCAATGCCGTCCTCACGGTGCGAGCTCACCAGGCCACGTCCCACAGGGAGAGAGGCTGGGAGCAGTTCACGGACGTGGTGGTGTCCTGGCTCAACAAGAACTTGCACGGGGTTGTCTTCATGCTGTGGGGAGCCTACGCCCAGAAGAAAGGCAGCTCCATTGACAGG AAACGCCACCACGTCCTGCAGACGGTTCATCCCTCGCCTCTCTCTGTCAACAGAGGGTTTTTCGGCTGTCGGCATTTCTCAAAGACAAATGAATTGCTCAAGAAATCTGGCAAGAAGCCCATTGACTGGAGGGCGCTCTGA
- the ALKBH2 gene encoding DNA oxidative demethylase ALKBH2 isoform X1 codes for MDRYVVKRPPGEAGGGGGKRPRPEEPASGQPPWQEIRAEGLSCDYRLLFGKAEADEIFQQLEEEVEYFEGEMTRLHVFGKWHDIPRKQVTYGDPELTYTYSGVTFSPKPWIPVLNRIRDRITLDTGHTFNFVLINRYKDGGDHIGEHRDDERELVPRSPIASVSFGACRDFVFRHCDSRGKNATRHIKPIKLQLAHGSLLMMKYPTNVYWYHSLPTRKRVLAPRINLTFRKVMTIAKK; via the exons ATGGACAGATACGTGGTTAAACGTCcccccggggaggcggggggcggcggcgggaagaGGCCGCGGCCGGAGGAGCCCGCCTCGGGGCAGCCCCCCTGGCAGGAGATCCGCGCGGAGGGCCTGAGCTGTGACTACCGACTCCTCTTCGGCAAGGCCGAGGCTGACGAGATCttccagcagctggaagaggaggTGGAGTACTTCGAAG GTGAAATGACAAGATTGCACGTGTTTGGCAAATGGCATGACATTCCAAGGAAGCAGGTAACCTATGGAGACCCTGAGTTAACATACACTTACTCGGGTGTTACCTTCTCTCCTAAGCCATGGATCCCAGTTCTGAACCGTATCAGAGACCGCATCACTTTGGACACAGGACAtacttttaattttgttcttattAACAG ATACAAAGATGGTGGGGACCACATAGGTGAACATCGAGATGACGAGAGAGAACTGGTTCCACGCAGTCCGATTGCGTCTGTGTCCTTCGGAGCTTGCAGGGACTTTGTTTTCAGGCACTGTGATTCCAGAGGGAAAAACGCAACGCGCCACATTAAGCCCATCAAACTGCAGCTAGCCCATGGTAGCCTCCTGATGATGAAGTACCCCACCAATGTGTATTGGTACCATAGCCTGCCCACCCGCAAGAGAGTACTTGCCCCAAGAATCAACCTCACATTTCGGAAAGTGATGACTATAGCCAAAAAGTGA
- the ALKBH2 gene encoding DNA oxidative demethylase ALKBH2 isoform X2 yields the protein MDRYVVKRPPGEAGGGGGKRPRPEEPASGQPPWQEIRAEGLSCDYRLLFGKAEADEIFQQLEEEVEYFEGEMTRLHVFGKWHDIPRKQIQRWWGPHR from the exons ATGGACAGATACGTGGTTAAACGTCcccccggggaggcggggggcggcggcgggaagaGGCCGCGGCCGGAGGAGCCCGCCTCGGGGCAGCCCCCCTGGCAGGAGATCCGCGCGGAGGGCCTGAGCTGTGACTACCGACTCCTCTTCGGCAAGGCCGAGGCTGACGAGATCttccagcagctggaagaggaggTGGAGTACTTCGAAG GTGAAATGACAAGATTGCACGTGTTTGGCAAATGGCATGACATTCCAAGGAAGCAG ATACAAAGATGGTGGGGACCACATAGGTGA